Genomic segment of Parageobacillus genomosp. 1:
CTAATTTATGCATATAGGCTTGTTCTAAAACGGCTCCCGCATTCATACATATGGTACCAACGTTAGGTTAGGAAAGAAATGTTTCTGTCTTTGACTTGATTTTAAGTAGGAATGCGGGGGATGAAAATGAGCCAACATTATGATTTTGGCGGAAATGCAAATAAAGGTCCTATCCAAGAACACGATGTGATTATGCGGGGAAGACGTCTCCTTGATATTACCGGGGTCAAGCAGGTCGAAAGCTTTGATAGTGAGGAGTTTTTGCTCGAAACGGTGATGGGATTTTTATCGATCCGCGGACAAAATTTACAAATGAAAAATTTAGATGTCGATAAAGGAATCGTTTCGATCAAAGGAAGAATCTTTGATCTCGTTTATTTAGACGACCATCAGGAGAAGGCTAAAGGATTCTTTAGCAAGTTGTTCAAATGAGCTTAACGACACAGTTGGCGACCATGCTGGCGATGATCGGAATGGGAGGCTGGCTTGGCATCGCATTGGATACGTATAACCGTTTTTTGCAGCGACAAGATCGTGCCCATTGGATTGTGTTTATCAATGACATTTTATTTTGGATCGTTCAAAGTTTAATCATCTTCTATGTGTTATTGTTCGTCAATGAAGGCGAGCTGCGCTTTTATATTTTCTTGGCGATTTTATGCGGTTATGCCGCTTATCAAAGTTTGTTTCGCACGATCTATCTAAAAGTGTTGGAATGGCTGATTTGGTTTGCGACGAGACTGTACCAATTTTTCGTCCAGCTGTGCCGTTATCTCATCATTCGTCCAATTCAGTTCCTCTTTCAAATGTTATTGGCTCTCATGTTGTTGATGTGGAAATTGCTTCTTGCTTTTCTTCGTATCTTGTATCAATGTGCAAGGCTGTCGTTTGCTCCATTTCGCTGGATCGGTTCAATTATTTGGAAGATAATGCCGCAACCTTGGCAAAGGGCGCTCGCAAAAATTTTTCGCTATTTAACAGGAATTATTCACCAGGTGAAGAATATGAAAAATAGGATTGGAACGTGGATATCAAAATGGAAAAAGTAAAAGCAGAGGTGCAAAAATAATGAGTGTACCGCACAAAACCAATGTAACAAAATTGCAATCTTCATACATATCAGAACAGGAGGAGAAAAAGAAGAAGGCGTCAAGAAGGCGGCGGATTGCCGTCGTCCGCTTTACTTTTTTTGGGATTGTTCTAGCGCTGTTTTCTTTGGTATTTGTTTATACGATGCATTCTCAAGCAAAGGATATTGAAGCAAAACTAGCCAGCAAAAAGCAGCTTGAACAAAAATTAGACAAGCTAAAAAACCAGGAGAAGCAGCTGAAAGAGGAAATTAAAAAGCTGCACGACGATGAATATATCGCGGAGTTGGCGCGAAAAAAATATTATTTGTCCAAAGATGGAGAGATTATTTTCGTCGTTCCAGAAAAGTAATTTTTTACTTTGTGTCCCCTGGTGAAATACGGGCGCCTGCCTTATTGACACTCGTTTTTTTAATTCGTTATAATGAAAGAAAATCATTTTTAAAGTTTTTTAAGGAGGAGCACTTTTTTTATGTCAATTGAAGTAGGCAGCAAGTTACAGGGCAAAGTAACAGGAATTACGAAGTTCGGGGCGTTTGTGGAGCTGCCAGAAGGTGTCACTGGACTGGTTCATATTAGTGAAGTAGCGGATAATTACGTAAAAGACATTAACGATCATCTGAAGGTTGGAGATATCGTTTATGTCAAAGTCATCAATGTAGAGAAAGATGGGAAAATCGGTTTATCCATTAAAAAAGCAAAAGATACGCCGCCTTCACAGCGTCCACGCCATAAAATGAACGACCGAGCCGCGGCAGAAAGCTTCGAACAAAAAATCAACCGTTTCCTGAAAGAAAGCGAAGACCGTTTGGCGTCGCTGAGACGTCATATGGAGTCGAAGCGGGGAGGTCGTGGAGCGAGACGTGGGTAACTTGCTGCTGAATGTATGAAAGGGTAAGATTGCGGAATAACGGATAAAAAGCATCCATTTTTGGTGGGTGCTTTTCTTGTTTTGGTCTAGGGAGCGCCATATTCATCTGCCTGGGCGTATGATAGTACTATATTTCTTGAGGCTTCGACTTTCGATGGATAAGAATTTCATCAGATCCTTGGATACAAAACGAAAAATATTGTATTGTCTTCTCTATTTTTGCTGCACTGACGGAAGATTTCACCAATGTGATTTAGATCAAGAACCTATTGACAATAATCTATTTGATCCATTATTATATAAGATGTTGTTGCATGGCGGCGTAGCTCAGCTGGCTAGAGCGTACGGTTCATACCCGTGAGGTCGGGGGTTCGATTCCCTCCGCCGCTACCAGAATAAGGCCCGTTGGTCAAGTGGTTAAGACACCGCCCTTTCACGGCGGTAACACGGGTTCGAATCCCGTACGGGTCACTATGAAAACGAGGATGTTTCTCGACCGAGAGGCATCCTCGTTTTTTGTTTTTTAGCACCAATTTGTGAATTTATGACGTGTTAGCAAGAAATGCGTCGAACGTTTTTTTTCTTTGCCTCTCTTTTTTTGACAAATTTTTGATAATTCAAAATATATAATAGGGTTAAGAGAAAAGCAAAGGAGAGGATCGGAATGGAAAGAGTAGAAAGAGTGGAAAGAAGGTTGATGAATCGAATTTCGGAAGTGCCTATTAATGAAACACAGGCAGTGTTATCGCGCTGGGTGCGCCATGTGAAATTGCGGCTAGGACACTTATTTATTCATAAGGGTTTTCTTCTTATTATTATCGGCTTTTTACTTGGACGGGCTCTTATTCTGTCAAAGTTGACTCCGTTTGCCTTACCGTTTTTCGCTGCTGTTTATATGTTGCGCCGCGATAAGGCTGCGTTAGCGTTTATTGCATTGTTGGCAGGTTCTCTTACTTTATCGTTTGATACAATGTTGTTTGTATTTGTCGGAGTGTTCGGCTTCCTCATTGTCCAGGCGTGGATTCGAAAATTTTTTAGTGAGTCGTTAAAATTGGTGCCTTTTGTTGTTTTTTGTCTATCCTTTTCTACAAAATTAGCGATTTCATATTATTGGTTAGGAAACAAAACGTTATATGAAGCCGTCATGGCATTGGTAGAAGCTGGTTTAGGATTGGTGTTAACGCTTATTTTTATCCAAAGTATTCCGCTGCTAACGGTGCGTAAGTATAAACATGCATTAAGGGCGGAAGAAATTATTTCGTTAATCATTTTACTGGCATCCATGCTAACGGGAATGATCGGCTGGACGGTTTACGGACTCTCGCTTGAACATGTGATGTCGCGCTATCTTGTGCTGCTATTTTCGTTTGTGGCGGGAGCGACGATCGGTTCTACTGTGGGAGTGGTGACGGGGTTGATTTTAAGTTTAGCGAATGTCGGTAATTTATATGAAATGAGTTTGCTGGCATTTGCCGGACTTTTAGGAGGATTGCTAAAAGAAGGAAAGAAAGCTGGCGTGTCTTTCGGATTGTTGATTGCTACATTGTTAATTGGGCTGTACGGGAACGGCAAAGCAGAGCTTGTGCCGACGATTATGGAATCATGTTTTGCCGTGATTCTCTTTGCTTTGACATCCCGCTCCATAACGGAAAAAATCGCAAAACATATTCCCGGCACAGCGGAATATACGAATGAACAGCAGCAATATGTCCGAAAAATCCGTGATGTGACGGCACAGCGAGTTTCCCAATTTTCAAATGTATTTCAAGCGCTGGCCAACAGCTTTTCCACAGGAGGTTTGTCTGCTTCTGACGATTATAGCGAACGGGAGATTGACTACTTTTTAAGCGATATTACCGAAAAAACGTGCCAAACTTGTTTTAAGAAAGAGCAGTGCTGGTCGTACAACTTTGATACAACATATGAGTATATGAAACAAATTATGCTAGAAGCGGATGCGAAAACGCTGCCACAAAATCATAAACTATTGCGGGAATGGGACCGTCACTGCGTCAAAGCCGGCAAGGTAGTGGATCTTATCGAAAAAGACGTAATGGTGTATCAGGCGAATCGCAAACTGCGGAGGCAAATCAACGAAAGTAGAAAATTAGTTGCTGAGCAGCTGTTAGGGGTTTCGCAAGTGATGGAGGATTTTGCTAAGGAAATTCAGAAGGAACGCGAAAACCATTATTTGCAGGAAGAACAAATTTTCCACGCTTTACAGGAATTCGGAATCGAAATCGGCCATGTTGATATTTATAGCCTTGAAAAAGGAAACATTGATATCGAAATGAGCATTCCGTATTGCGAAGGCCGCGGTGAATGTGAAAAGTTAATTGCGCCGATGCTCTCAGATATTTTAGGAGAAACTATCGTTGTCAAACGGGAAGAATGCGCTGCATATCCGAACGGCTACTGCCGGGTAGCCTTTGGCTCGACGAAAGCGTTTGTAGTTGAAACAGGGGTGGCGTTTGCGGCAAAAGGAGGCGGATTGGTGTCAGGCGACAGCTATTCCATGATTGAGCTTGGCACAGGAAAGTATGCGATTGCCATCAGCGACGGCATGGGAAATGGAGAGAGGGCGCATAACGAAAGCAACGAGACGCTGCGCCTTTTACAAAAAATTTTACAAACGGGAATTGATGAATCGATCGCCATTAAGTCGATTAATTCCATCTTATCCTTGCGAACGACGGAAGACATGTATTCGACGCTCGACTTAGCGATTATCGACTTGCAAAACGCGGTGACGAAGTTTTTAAAAATTGGTTCCACCCCGAGTTTTGTCAAACGCGGCGATCAAGTCATGAAAATTGAAGCATGCAACTTGCCAATCGGCATTATTAAAGAAGTAGAATTTGAAATTGTCAGTGAACAATTAAAGGCCGGCGATTTATTGATTATGATGAGCGACGGGGTATTTGAAGGGCCGGTGCACGTGGAAAATCACGACGTATGGATGAAACGGAAAATTAAAGAATTAAAAACGAACGACCCTCAAGAAGTGGCGGACTTAATCATGGAAGAAGTGATTCGCAGCCGAGCAGGAAGGATTGATGATGATATGACGGTAGTCGTCGCGAAAATTAAACATAACACGCCAAAATGGGCGACGATTCCGGCTTATATGTATACAAAAAAAGCGCAGTAATAGTATAAAAACCCCATCCTCCGGCGATGCTTGTAATACATCAGCTGAGGAGGGGAAGAGAAAATGCGTAAAGGGACGTTAAGGCAAATTTTGTTGATTACGGACGGTTGCTCCAATCATGGAGAAGATCCAATTGCGATGGCTGCATTGGCGAAAGAACAGGGAATTACCGTGAACGTGATCGGTGTGCTCGATCAAGATACGATTGATGAGAGCGGATTGCGCGAAATTGAAGGGATTGCTTTGTCCGGCGGCGGGATTAGCCAAGTCGTTTATGCGAAACAGTTGTCACAGACGGTGCAAATGGTAACGCGAAAAGCGATGACGCAAACGCTTCAAGGCGTCGTGAATAAAGAATTGAAGCAAATATTAGGTTCCGATGTTTCGCTTGAGGATTTGCCACCAGAAAAACGCGGCCAAGTGATGGAAGTAGTCGATGAACTTGGCGAGACGGTGGAATTAGAAGTTTTAATATTGATAGATACAAGCGGAAGCATGAAAACAAAACTGCCAACGGTGAAAGAAGCGCTGCTCGATTTGTCGCTTAGTCTGAATGCGCGGATGGGAGATAATCGCTTTGCTGTATTTGTATTTCCAGGGAAACGGGGGGATGTGGAGAAAATTGTCGACTGGACGCCACGAATTGAAGAGCTGTCGACGGTATTTCCAAAATTGACATCGGGAGGATTGACGCCAACAGGGCCGGCCTTGCGGGAAGCATTAGCGTATTTCGGCAAAAAAAGATCATTAAGGAGCTGGATTGGCGATGATGAGTCATACTTTGAGGAGTCATCTATGTAATCTTCCGCAAGGGACGGTCATTACCGGAAAATGGCATCGCCATTCGTACAAGCTGCTGAAACAGCTTGGCAGTGGGGCAAACGGAGTTGTTTATTTGGCGGAAAGCAAGAAAGGACTTGTTGCTGTAAAGCTTAGTGATGATCATGCGTCGGTCACGTCGGAAGTCAATATATTGCGCCGGTTTTCCAAGGTCCAGGGAGTTGCCCTTGGACCTTCTTTACTAGATGTCGATGATTGGATGAATCCTTTTTTGCATCAAACGGTTCCATTTTATGTGATGGAATATATTAAAGGAGAAAGTTTTCCTGCTTTTATTCGCAAACATGGGAAAGTATGGGTTATCATTCTTTTGTTGCAACTTTTAGCTGCCCTTGATCAGCTTCATCAAGAAGGATGGGTATTTGGCGATTTAAAGCCGGAAAATTTGCTCGTTGCCGGTCCGCCTCCTACGATTCGGCTTCTCGATGTAGGGGGCACGACGTTACAAGGGAGGGCGATTAAGGAATTCACGGAGCTTTATGATCGCGGTTACTGGGGACTAGGTTCACGCAAGGCAGAGCCATCGTATGACTTATTTGCAGCAGCAATGATTATGATTACCGCTTGCTATCCGATGAAACTGGAGAGAAAAGGGGATGGACGAAGCCAGTTGTTGTCGATCATTCGGACAGATACAATGTTGCGGAAATATGAGGACGCATTGTTGAAGGCGATCGATGGAAAATATAAGCGAGCCTCCGAGATGAGGCGGGACATTTTAGCCGCTTTTCACCGTTCTTCCCGTTCCCATTATCATCAGCGGCCGGCCCGGCAAATGACGCCGATGTCGCGCCGGGGTAAAAAGAAAAAGCACCGCAAAGCTAAAGGAGTGTTAGAAACGGTATTGATCGCTGCCGTCCTTTTATGCGTATACGCCATCTATGTGTATCATCAA
This window contains:
- a CDS encoding S1 domain-containing RNA-binding protein encodes the protein MSIEVGSKLQGKVTGITKFGAFVELPEGVTGLVHISEVADNYVKDINDHLKVGDIVYVKVINVEKDGKIGLSIKKAKDTPPSQRPRHKMNDRAAAESFEQKINRFLKESEDRLASLRRHMESKRGGRGARRG
- a CDS encoding VWA domain-containing protein, with the protein product MRKGTLRQILLITDGCSNHGEDPIAMAALAKEQGITVNVIGVLDQDTIDESGLREIEGIALSGGGISQVVYAKQLSQTVQMVTRKAMTQTLQGVVNKELKQILGSDVSLEDLPPEKRGQVMEVVDELGETVELEVLILIDTSGSMKTKLPTVKEALLDLSLSLNARMGDNRFAVFVFPGKRGDVEKIVDWTPRIEELSTVFPKLTSGGLTPTGPALREALAYFGKKRSLRSWIGDDESYFEESSM
- the yabQ gene encoding spore cortex biosynthesis protein YabQ produces the protein MSLTTQLATMLAMIGMGGWLGIALDTYNRFLQRQDRAHWIVFINDILFWIVQSLIIFYVLLFVNEGELRFYIFLAILCGYAAYQSLFRTIYLKVLEWLIWFATRLYQFFVQLCRYLIIRPIQFLFQMLLALMLLMWKLLLAFLRILYQCARLSFAPFRWIGSIIWKIMPQPWQRALAKIFRYLTGIIHQVKNMKNRIGTWISKWKK
- the spoIIE gene encoding stage II sporulation protein E; the protein is MERVERVERRLMNRISEVPINETQAVLSRWVRHVKLRLGHLFIHKGFLLIIIGFLLGRALILSKLTPFALPFFAAVYMLRRDKAALAFIALLAGSLTLSFDTMLFVFVGVFGFLIVQAWIRKFFSESLKLVPFVVFCLSFSTKLAISYYWLGNKTLYEAVMALVEAGLGLVLTLIFIQSIPLLTVRKYKHALRAEEIISLIILLASMLTGMIGWTVYGLSLEHVMSRYLVLLFSFVAGATIGSTVGVVTGLILSLANVGNLYEMSLLAFAGLLGGLLKEGKKAGVSFGLLIATLLIGLYGNGKAELVPTIMESCFAVILFALTSRSITEKIAKHIPGTAEYTNEQQQYVRKIRDVTAQRVSQFSNVFQALANSFSTGGLSASDDYSEREIDYFLSDITEKTCQTCFKKEQCWSYNFDTTYEYMKQIMLEADAKTLPQNHKLLREWDRHCVKAGKVVDLIEKDVMVYQANRKLRRQINESRKLVAEQLLGVSQVMEDFAKEIQKERENHYLQEEQIFHALQEFGIEIGHVDIYSLEKGNIDIEMSIPYCEGRGECEKLIAPMLSDILGETIVVKREECAAYPNGYCRVAFGSTKAFVVETGVAFAAKGGGLVSGDSYSMIELGTGKYAIAISDGMGNGERAHNESNETLRLLQKILQTGIDESIAIKSINSILSLRTTEDMYSTLDLAIIDLQNAVTKFLKIGSTPSFVKRGDQVMKIEACNLPIGIIKEVEFEIVSEQLKAGDLLIMMSDGVFEGPVHVENHDVWMKRKIKELKTNDPQEVADLIMEEVIRSRAGRIDDDMTVVVAKIKHNTPKWATIPAYMYTKKAQ
- a CDS encoding protein kinase domain-containing protein, whose amino-acid sequence is MMSHTLRSHLCNLPQGTVITGKWHRHSYKLLKQLGSGANGVVYLAESKKGLVAVKLSDDHASVTSEVNILRRFSKVQGVALGPSLLDVDDWMNPFLHQTVPFYVMEYIKGESFPAFIRKHGKVWVIILLLQLLAALDQLHQEGWVFGDLKPENLLVAGPPPTIRLLDVGGTTLQGRAIKEFTELYDRGYWGLGSRKAEPSYDLFAAAMIMITACYPMKLERKGDGRSQLLSIIRTDTMLRKYEDALLKAIDGKYKRASEMRRDILAAFHRSSRSHYHQRPARQMTPMSRRGKKKKHRKAKGVLETVLIAAVLLCVYAIYVYHQMLP
- a CDS encoding FtsB family cell division protein, which produces MSVPHKTNVTKLQSSYISEQEEKKKKASRRRRIAVVRFTFFGIVLALFSLVFVYTMHSQAKDIEAKLASKKQLEQKLDKLKNQEKQLKEEIKKLHDDEYIAELARKKYYLSKDGEIIFVVPEK
- the yabP gene encoding sporulation protein YabP codes for the protein MSQHYDFGGNANKGPIQEHDVIMRGRRLLDITGVKQVESFDSEEFLLETVMGFLSIRGQNLQMKNLDVDKGIVSIKGRIFDLVYLDDHQEKAKGFFSKLFK